DNA from Thiomicrorhabdus sp. Kp2:
GTCGGCGTTTACGGCTTAGATGCAAAAATAACCATTGTACAAATGGGTTTCTAAATATTTTACGCATACGTTGATAACTAATGTCATCGGTACATAAGCTATCACCATGTATCAATATGTAGGGTTCATCATAAAGAGATGCGATAGTGATATCTTCAATAACTTTAATGCCAGTTGCTTTGCAGAAGGCTTTACGCATCAAAAAGTCACGGTTGCCATACTGTAAAAAAATTTTAAGCCCGTTATCCGTAAGTTGTTTGAATTTGGAAATGAAAGGGGCGTATATCTCTAAACCAATATCATCCCCCACCCACATTTCAAAAAGGTCACCTAAAATATAAAGGGCATCCGCCTTGGGGGCTTCATTTTGTAAAAAATTGAGAAAGGTGTCGTTAATAGGGTGATGTGGTACAGGTTGCAAGTGAATGTCTGCAACTATAAGCGTATAGGGAGAGGGTTTTGGGCTTATTAGGTTCATTAGGCGATTCTAACAATAAAGCGAATAGAGCGGTAAAAGAAAAAGCCAAGTGTTCAGAAGGTGAGATATATCAATCTCCTCTAAACGACTTAGCCAGAATCGCTATCTAGAAAAGAAAACTAATCTTCGATTAACGTTGTTTTAAGAATGGTTATGTCATCGACAGGCACGTCTTGGTGTCCCATTCGGCTTGTTGTTTCTACACCTGCCATCGCATCAACCACATCCATTCCTTCTGTAACTTTACCAAAGACGGCATAACCCCAGCCTTGCATGTCTTTACCAGTATGGTTTAGGAAACTGTTGTCTTTTAAGTTAATAAAAAACTGGGTAGTGGCAGAGTGTGGATCCATTGTGCGAGCGTATGCTAGAGTTCCACGATCATTTTTTAAACCATTGTCAGCTTCGTTTTCAATGGGGGCGCCAGAATCTTTTTCTTGCATGCCTTCAACCATGCCACCACCTTGCACCATAAAGTTAGGGATAATGCGGTGAAAGATTGTATCTTTATAAAAACCATCCATAACATAGTGGACAAAGTTTTCAGCGCCAATTGGCGCCTTTTCATCATCTAGTTCAACGGTGATATTACCCATGGTGGTTTCAATAATTACTTTTGACATGATTGTTCCTTGTTTGAGTCTTTAAATTTTACGCACGCTATTTTACTTGATTTCCAGAATCAATTACTTGATTTCCAGAATCAATTACTTGATTTGACGGGCTTTAATGATTTTTATGGTTTCAACGGGAACATCTTTCATGCCGTTTTTGAACCCCGTCTTTTTCATACGAATTTTATTTACCGCTTTCATCCCGCTGGTCACCTTACCAAAAACGGCATATCCCCAAGCACGAGGTGTTTTTTCACGAAAATCTAAAAAGGTATTTTGAGCAACATTAATAAAAAATTGTGCGGTTGCAGAATGTGGGTCATTGGTTCTCGCCATTGCGACTGTACCAATACGGTTACGTAAGCCATTGTCTGCTTCATTTTGAATAGGGGCGTGAGTGATTTTTTTATTAAAATCTTCAGTAAATCCACCACCTTGAATCATAAATCCAGGAATTACGCGGTGAAAGATTGTGTCATCATAAAACCCCTCATTGACGTATTTAAGAAAGTTTTCAACCGTTTTAGGTGCCTTATTCGGATACAGCTCCATTACAATGGTACCTTCTGTCGTTTCAACCAAAACCTGAGGGTTTTCCATTGCCGTAGAAGTATTGGTCGCGGGTGCTGTTTCAGCAAAAACAGTTGTGCTAATCAATAAGGTCAGTAAGCTAGCTTTAAGGGTTAAAAACACTCTTCTTGTCATGATTCACTCCAAAATTATTAATATAGATAAGATACAATAACCGCATTCTAACACCTAGGCCTACAAGACCTAAACAGTTTGCAAACGAATTTTAATGGTTGTGTCACTTTCTTAAGATTCGCTTAAAGATTGGTTGCATCTGCGGTCGCTATTTATTGGCTTTGGGTGTAGAGATTACATTAAGCGTTACACTCTCAATAATCAAATATCTAATGAGCATATGGCAGGAAAATTATGAGCCTACAAATCTATAACACTGAAACTCGCAAAAAAGAGATTTTTACTCCAATTCATCCAGGTAAAGTTGGAATGTATGTGTGTGGAGTCACTGTTTATGATTTGTGTCATATTGGACATGCGCGCGTTATGGTGGTGTTTGATACCGTTGTGCGTCATTTAAGAGCAATTGGCTATGAAGTTAATTACGTTAGAAACATTACCGATATTGATGACAAAATCATAAATCGTGCGCTAGAGAATGGTGAATCCATTCAAGAACTGACAACACGAATGATTAAAGAAATGCATGCCGATGAAGCTGCCATGAATGTCTTAAGGCCTGATATGGAACCAAAGGCGACTGAGCATATGGAAGATATTCGCCATATGATAGGCACTCTAATTGAAAAAGGTTTTGCTTATCCAGCTGCAAATGGCGATGTTTATTTTAAGGTTAAGGCATTTGACTCCTACGGACGCCTTTCTGGAAAAAACATCGACGATCTAGAATCTGGTGCTCGAGTTGATGTTAACGAAGTAAAGCAAGACCCATTAGATTTTGTGCTCTGGAAGGCGTCAAAAGAGAATGAACCTAGTTGGGATTCAGACTGGGGGAAAGGTCGTCCAGGTTGGCATATAGAGTGTTCAGCCATGTCGACAAAATGTTTAGGAAATCATTTTGATATTCATGGTGGCGGAATGGATTTATCTTTCCCACATCACGACAACGAAATTGCACAATCAGAATGTGCAACAGGTGAGCATTACGTTAACACCTGGATGCATTGCGGTTTTGTCAGAATTGATGATGAGAAAATGTCAAAATCGCTCAATAATTTCTTTACCATTCGCGAAGTTTTAAAGGTCTATCATCCTGAAGTCATTCGCTACTTTTTGCTGTCTAGTCACTACCGTAGTCCAGTGAACTATTCAGAGGAAAATTTAAACAGTGCTAAGGCAAGTGTCGGGCGTTTATATTCAGCACTTGAAGGTGTTGAGTTTTCGAGTGATGTACAGCCAACCGCAGACACAACCTTTGAAAGCGAATTTATGGCGGTCATGAATGACGATTTCAATACACCAAAAGCGATTGCCGTCTTATTTGAGTTGGCGAAAGAAATCAATAAAACCAAACAACCAGGCCTGGTAGCTCTATTAATTAAACTTGCAAATCAAATCGGTTTATTAGAAGAAAATGCTGAGAGCTTTTTTAAATCTCAGCCGTCGGATTCAGACTTAACGGATGAAATGATTGCACAATTAATTGAGGAAAGAAAAAGCGCAAGAGCAGAAAAAAACTTTGCTCGTTCAGATGAAATACGTGATTTATTAGCTGATCAAGGAATTGAATTATTAGACAGCGCTGAAGGAACAACTTGGAGAAGAGCATAATTGTACTGAATAAGGGCTGAGTAAAAACGCTTTATTTTACTGGGTTGGCGCTTGTTTTAGGTTTGACATAAATCCCTTAATAAAAATAAGTGTATATAAAACAGTTGCTTAAATGTGCTTATAGATATTGCTTATTCATCAAAAGAGATGCTTATGGTTGACAAGATAAGGAAAGTCTAATATACTTTAGTCATTCATGTTTCTTCATGAGTATCCTCCTCTGATTATTTCTATTGAGATAATGTATTTAAACCCGAGTCGTCCAACTCGGGTTTTTTTTCGTCTAAAGAAAATTTTCTGGGGAGTCTGTGTGTAAGAAAAAGCTGTGTAAATTTAGAGTTTTGAAAAAACTGATGGATGAAAATCCATCTAATTAAGGGTGGTTGGGATCTGTTTTTTCAATCTTCTGTTCTCCTATCGGAGGCATTACATCTTTTAATCGATCGTATTTTTTATTGAGTAAAGATTTAAAAATCGTTGTGTATTCTAATACGGCTTTTACATAAGAACGAGTCTCTGTAAAAGGAATTGAATCAATCCACTGGTCTGCGGGGATTGATCCTTTATCAGGTATCCAAGAGTCCACACGGCTGGGTCCTGCATTGTAAGAGGCCGTAGCTAACACTTTGTGTCCCTTATACTTATCCCTTAAATAGCTTAAATAAGCACTACCTAATTCGATGTTATTTTCGGCTTTTGATAGGTCTCTGTAAGAGACTTTTCGAACTCCGATTTTTTTACCAATGTATTTGGCTGTTTTTGGCATCAATTGCATTAGGCCAACGGCACCCACTGGTGAACGAATATCTTCAGAAAAAGCACTTTCTCGACGCATAATGCCATAAATCCATGCGGGATCAATTTTGTTTTTGTCGGCATTTTGCATAACAGGATCTTTATGCGGTGTTGGAAAACGTAAGTCTAAATCATGCCAATCTTTAGCTTTGGCAAGGCTGCGAATTGACTGGGAATATTGCTCCCATTGATTGGCGAGAACAGCAATCGCTTGAAGCTCATTTCTATCGACTCTTTGTAGTAAATGATACCATTCACGTTTGGCACTTAATGGCCAATCTACCGCCATTAATTCCTGGATGCGCTGTAACTCAGGGTATTTTTTAATTAGGTAGTCAGTGTCTTTAATTTTGACGGGATTCGGGTTGAATTGATAAGGTTTATTAAGTTTATCGGCAGCTAAAAATGCATAGTAGTTTCGCTGTTTAGCAAGTTGGTTGTAGAGTTCATTGGCTTCTTTTGTTTGTTTGGTTGCTTCTAAAGCTCGAGCTTTCCAGTATACCCATTGTTTATTTTTCTGACTCTCAGAAGGCATTAATTCAATGGTTTCTAGCAAGCTTGCCCAGTTTGATTTTTTCAAGGCGACCTGTGCCTGCCATCGTAAAGTGTCTTCACTTTTGGCAGAAGAACCGTTGACTTCATCCAGGTATTGATCGGCTTGTGGCGCATAGCGGTAAGCCGTTCTAAGAGCCACTTTACGTTTTAAAACAGCGTATTGGTCTTTGTTTAGTCCATATTGCTTGTAATATTGATTTAAGCTTTTATTGGCGAGTTCGGGGTCTCTAGAGGCAAGTCTACGAATACCTTGTGTGAAGATACGTTTTTTAATGCTTGGTGAGAGGGTTTTTGGAAGTGGCTGTGAAACCAGTTCAGGTTTTTTATATACCTTCATCCAGTAGCTGAACATCGCTTTATCTTTTGCCGATAAATCATGGCTCAGTTGAATCGCAACCTTTGTTTTGCGTTTGTTTATGGCTAATTCAATACGGTTCCAAAGCATCGCGCCAGTGAGTTTTTTTTGATTGCGTAAAAGCGTGTCTAAAGGTTTACAGGCCGTATTTAATTC
Protein-coding regions in this window:
- a CDS encoding UDP-2,3-diacylglucosamine diphosphatase: MNLISPKPSPYTLIVADIHLQPVPHHPINDTFLNFLQNEAPKADALYILGDLFEMWVGDDIGLEIYAPFISKFKQLTDNGLKIFLQYGNRDFLMRKAFCKATGIKVIEDITIASLYDEPYILIHGDSLCTDDISYQRMRKIFRNPFVQWLFLHLSRKRRLNIGHKMRKNSKEYSQDKPQQIMDVNQQALCEIFKRFPQATHMIHGHTHRPAHHTIEAEHKTLHRWVLGDWRPQAEVIKIDHSGPHFKTYPTPK
- a CDS encoding peptidylprolyl isomerase; the protein is MSKVIIETTMGNITVELDDEKAPIGAENFVHYVMDGFYKDTIFHRIIPNFMVQGGGMVEGMQEKDSGAPIENEADNGLKNDRGTLAYARTMDPHSATTQFFINLKDNSFLNHTGKDMQGWGYAVFGKVTEGMDVVDAMAGVETTSRMGHQDVPVDDITILKTTLIED
- a CDS encoding peptidylprolyl isomerase translates to MTRRVFLTLKASLLTLLISTTVFAETAPATNTSTAMENPQVLVETTEGTIVMELYPNKAPKTVENFLKYVNEGFYDDTIFHRVIPGFMIQGGGFTEDFNKKITHAPIQNEADNGLRNRIGTVAMARTNDPHSATAQFFINVAQNTFLDFREKTPRAWGYAVFGKVTSGMKAVNKIRMKKTGFKNGMKDVPVETIKIIKARQIK
- the cysS gene encoding cysteine--tRNA ligase, with product MSLQIYNTETRKKEIFTPIHPGKVGMYVCGVTVYDLCHIGHARVMVVFDTVVRHLRAIGYEVNYVRNITDIDDKIINRALENGESIQELTTRMIKEMHADEAAMNVLRPDMEPKATEHMEDIRHMIGTLIEKGFAYPAANGDVYFKVKAFDSYGRLSGKNIDDLESGARVDVNEVKQDPLDFVLWKASKENEPSWDSDWGKGRPGWHIECSAMSTKCLGNHFDIHGGGMDLSFPHHDNEIAQSECATGEHYVNTWMHCGFVRIDDEKMSKSLNNFFTIREVLKVYHPEVIRYFLLSSHYRSPVNYSEENLNSAKASVGRLYSALEGVEFSSDVQPTADTTFESEFMAVMNDDFNTPKAIAVLFELAKEINKTKQPGLVALLIKLANQIGLLEENAESFFKSQPSDSDLTDEMIAQLIEERKSARAEKNFARSDEIRDLLADQGIELLDSAEGTTWRRA
- a CDS encoding transglycosylase SLT domain-containing protein, coding for MTDVLSLQTPTMDMNLIASNLPQPITHPKNKMLYRPLLQSLATCYIKNTQSLFSLFLILFGFTVFSATDVQAQTNKSVMSESQKDYLAAYEAIKSNDRTAISNYKKKLKNYPLMVYLNYHDYRLHMSSTPTKQIKTFISQNQNNYLGDKLYTKWLTYLATKKKWTTFLNHYKPQKSLSLRCYHIQALANRNQLSKALSLAKPIWQDNTELNTACKPLDTLLRNQKKLTGAMLWNRIELAINKRKTKVAIQLSHDLSAKDKAMFSYWMKVYKKPELVSQPLPKTLSPSIKKRIFTQGIRRLASRDPELANKSLNQYYKQYGLNKDQYAVLKRKVALRTAYRYAPQADQYLDEVNGSSAKSEDTLRWQAQVALKKSNWASLLETIELMPSESQKNKQWVYWKARALEATKQTKEANELYNQLAKQRNYYAFLAADKLNKPYQFNPNPVKIKDTDYLIKKYPELQRIQELMAVDWPLSAKREWYHLLQRVDRNELQAIAVLANQWEQYSQSIRSLAKAKDWHDLDLRFPTPHKDPVMQNADKNKIDPAWIYGIMRRESAFSEDIRSPVGAVGLMQLMPKTAKYIGKKIGVRKVSYRDLSKAENNIELGSAYLSYLRDKYKGHKVLATASYNAGPSRVDSWIPDKGSIPADQWIDSIPFTETRSYVKAVLEYTTIFKSLLNKKYDRLKDVMPPIGEQKIEKTDPNHP